Below is a genomic region from Azoarcus sp. KH32C.
TCGTGATGACCGGCGCCGGCGGTTTCGTCGAAGTCCAGGGCACGGCCGAAGGCAGCCCCTTCTCGCGCGAGGAACTCAACGCGCTGCTGGCACTCGCAGAAGGAGGCATCCGCGAGCTCGTCGCCTTACAGAAGGCGGCGCTCGCGCAATAGTGAGATCCTCATGAGCAAACGACTCGTCCTCGCCAGCAACAACGCCAAGAAGGCGGCCGAACTGGCCGCGCTGCTCGCGCCGCTCGGCATCGAAGTGGTGCCGCAGGCGACGCTCGGCATTCCGGAAGCGGAAGAGCCGCACAACACTTTCGTCGAAAATGCGCTCGCGAAGGCACGCCACGCGTCGGCACTGTCCGGGCTGCCGGCGATCGCCGACGACTCCGGCCTGTGCGTGAACGCGCTCGGCAACGCGCCGGGAGTGCAGTCCGCGCGTTATGCGGGCGAGCCGAAGTCGGACGCGCGCAACAACGCGCTGCTGCTCGAACGCCTCGAAGGCGTTGCGGACCGGCGTGCCTACTTCTACTCCGTCGTCGTGCTGGTGCGCCACGCCGAAGACCCCCGCCCGCAGATCGCCGACGGCGAATGGCACGGCGAGATTCTACAGGCCCCGCGCGGCGAGGCCGGTTTCGGCTACGACCCGCTGTTCTTCGTGCCCGAGATGAACCAGACCGCCGCCGAACTGGACGCCAAGCTGAAGAACACGCTGAGCCACCGCGGCGCGGCGATGCGGCATCTCCTCGCGCGGCTGGAGACGGATCCGCTGTGAGCAGTCGCCGCGTCATTCCGCTGACCGTCGCCCCGGCCGTCGGCACGAGTCCCCTCGCCGTGCCCGAACGCCCGCAGCTCACGGCCTCGCCGCCGCTCGCGCTGTACGTGCATTACCCGTGGTGCGTGAAGAAGTGCCCCTACTGCGACTTCAACTCGCACGCCCAGCGCGGCGGGGAGATCCCGGAAGCGGCCTACATCGATGCGCTGCTCGCGGACCTCGAATCGGCGCTGCCACAGGTGTGGGGCCGGCGTGTGCATTCGATCTTCATCGGCGGGGGCACGCCCAGCCTGATCTCGTCCGAGGGTCTCGACCGGCTGCTGACCGGTATCCGCATGCTGCTGATGCTCGATCCGATGGCGGAGATCACGCTGGAGGCGAATCCTGGCACGGTCGAGGCGCAGCGCTTCCGCGACTACCGCGCGGCCGGGGTCAATCGCCTGTCGCTCGGCATCCAGAGCTTCGACGACCGCCAGCTCGAACGGCTCGGCCGCATCCACGGGGGCGACGAGGCGCGCCGCGCGATCGACACGGCGCTCGCGCACTTCGAGCGCGTCAATCTCGACCTGATGTACGCGCTGCCCGAGCAGACGCTCGCCGAAGCGCTTGCCGACCTCGAGACCGGCCTCGCCTTCGGCGTCACGCACCTCTCGTGCTATCACCTGACGCTCGAACCGAACACGCCTTTCGCGCACTCGCCGCCACCGCTGCCCGACGACGACCTCTCCGCCGACATGCAGGACGCGATCGAGACGCGGCTTGCCGAAGCCGGTTTCCTCCATTACGAGACCTCGGCCTTCGCGAAACCCGGCCAGCAGTGCCGGCACAACCTCAACTACTGGACCTTCGGCGACTACCTCGGCATCGGCGCGGGCGCGCATGGCAAGCTGTCGAGCCATGAGGGGATCGTGCGCGAGATGCGCCACAAGCATCCGTCGCACTATCTCGAAGGCGCGGCGCGGCGCGATTTCGTGCAGGAGCGGCGCGAGGTCGGCGTCGCCGAGCTGCCTTTCGAATTCATGATGAACGCGCTGCGCCTGACCGGTGGCTTCCCGCGCCGGCTCTTCGCCGAACGCACGGGCCTGCCCTTCGCGGCGATCGAGGCGGAGCTCGCGGAAGCACGCCGGCGCGGTCTCGTCGAAATCGACGCCGAGGACATCCGCCCCACTGAACAGGGGCGGCACTTCCTCAACGACTTGCTGACGATGTTCCTGCGGGACTAAGCCTTAGGGCGCTTCGCACAGGCAGTGCAGGTAGATGTGCTGCGGATCGTTCCAGTGCAGCAGTTCCACCGCCTCCGCGCGCAGACCATTCAGCACGCGCTGCAGCGGCGAATCGACGGCCGGAGCGGCCGGCATCGCTGCGTCGATCATGCGGCGCATCAGCAGCTGCAGCGGATGGATGTCCGGCGTCTGCCACACGGTTTCGTAACGCTCGATCCCCGCCCGCTTCGCCGCCGCCGCGATCGCGCCATCGACGCCGCCGAGCTGGTCGACGAGCCCGAGCTTGCTGGCGGTCTCGCCCGTCCACACGCGGCCCCGAGCGATCGGATCGACCTCGGCGACCGGCATCGAGCGGGCGGTTGAAACGGTCTGCAGGAAGCGCTGGTAGCTGTGATCGACGCCGAGCTGGATCGCCTTTGCGAGGCCGGGATCCAGCGGCCGCCGCGGGTCGAGCGCGCCCGCGAGGGGGCCGGTGGAGACGCCATCGGTGGTCACGCCGAGCTTTTCAAGCGGCTCGGCGAGCTCGGGGAACAGCGCGAATACGCCGATCGAGCCGGTGAGCGTTTCGGGACGCGCCCAGATCTCGTCGGCGCCGGCGGCGATCCAGTACCCGCCCGACGCGGCGACCGAACTCATCGACGCGACGACCGGCTTGCCCGCGCGACGCGTCAGCTCGAGTTCGCGCCGGATCACTTCCGAGGCCCACGCGCTGCCGCCGGGGCTGTCGATGCGCAGCACGACGGCCTTCACGCGGTCATCCTCGCGCGCATTGCGAATCTCGTCCGCCAGGCTGTCGCCGCCGACCGATTCGCCGTCGTTGCCGCCGTCGACGATCGCGCCCTGAGCAACCAACACGGTGATTCGGGCCGATTCGTGCGGGCGTGCCGCGCGCACCGCGGCGACGTAGTCCGAGACGTCGACGTGGCGGTAATCCTTGCCGTCGTCGGCCGTGCCGACGCGCGACTTCAGCATTTCGCGCCACTCGTCGCGCTGGCTCATGCCGTCGACGAGACCTGCGTCGTGCGCCGCCCGCGCCGTATCGCCGCCAGCCTCGGCGAGCACGCCCGGGAAGTCCGCGACGTAGCGTTCGAGCTTCTCCGGCGCGAGCTTGCGCGAACCGGCGACACCGCTGCGCATGCCGTCCCACAGCGCCTGCAGCAGGTCGCGCGTCGCAGCCCGGTCCTCGTCGGACATGTCTGCGCGCGTGAAGGGTTCGGCGAAGGACTTGTACTCGCCGACACGGAACACATGGACCCTCACACCGAGCTTGTCGAGCGCGCCTTTGTAATAGTTCGAATAGCGGGAGAGTCCGGTCAGCAGCACGAAGCCGTCGGGCGCGATATGGACGACGTCGGCGACGCTCGCCAGGTAGTACTGCGCCTGCGTGAAGCGTTCGCCGCGCGCGAACACCGGCTTGCCGGTCGCCTTGAACGCAACGATCGCGTCGCGCAACTCGGCGAGCTTGGACAGGCCGGAGCTGCCCATGCCGTCGGTGTCGATCACAATCGCCTTGATGCGCGAATCCTCGCGTGCGGCCTGGATCGCCTCCAGCAGGTCGCGCAGCGGCGTGCGCGCGACCGGCACGCCCCCCGAGCGCACGAGCCCGAGCGGATCATCGAGGGTCATCTGCTCGACGAGCGTCCCCATCGGGCGCACAAGCAGCGCCGCCCCGTCGGGCACGCCGGGCGCCGGGCGCAGCGCCACGACGACGATCGCCGCGACGATGGCGACGAAGACGAGATTGAGGACGAAGCGGCGCAAGAGATCGATCGCGCGCCCGAGTCCCGCCAAGAACCTCCCCACCGAACCCATCTTCCCTGCTCTCCCTCAGCGCGGGCTCAGGCGCCGCGGCGCCGGAACACCAGATCCCATACCCCGTGACCGAGCTTCAGGCCCCGGTTCTCGAACTTCGTCAGCGGCCGGTAGTCCGGACGCGGCGCAAAACCGTCGGCGGTGTTTTCCAGCAACGCTTCGCCGGAGAGCACCTCCATCATCCAGTGAGCATACTCTTCCCAGTCGGTCGCGCAATGCAGATATCCACCGGGCGCAAGACGCGAAGCGATCAGCGCGACGAAATCGGGTTGGATGATGCGGCGCTTGTGGTGACGCTTCTTGCGCCACGGGTCGGGGAAGAAGACGTGCACGCCGGCGAGCGAGCCTTCCGGGATCATGTCGCGCAGCACCTCGACGGCGTCGTGCTGCATGATGCGCAGGTTCGTGAGCCCGCCTTCGGCGATCAGCTTGCACAGGCTGCCGACGCCGGGTCCGTGCACCTCGATGCCGAGGAAATCCTTGTCGGGCGCGGCCGCGGCGATCTTCGCGGTGGTCTCGCCCATGCCGAATCCGATCTCAACGATCTTCGGCGCGGCGCGGCCGAAGGCGGCGTCGAGGTCGAGCGGTGCGATGCGGTAGGGGATCGCGACTTTCGGCAGCGTCTCGTCGAGATGGCGCTGCTGCGCGACCGACATGCGGCCCTGGCGCAGCACGAAGCTGCGGATCGAACGGCTCGAAAAGCGCGCTTCAGGATCGCGCCCCTCCTCGTTGTCGATGGGGGCAGTGTCGGGCATATCGGGGCGGGGGCTGGTCATGAGGCGAAAAAGCGAACGGGGCCCCGCCGCGGCGCGGACCGCCGGCGGAGCCCGGTGAAGGGAAAGAATCAGGAACCGATCAGGCCTTGGGTCGGCGAACTCGGGTCGGCGGAGTACAGCTTGCGCGGCATGCGGCCGGCGAGGAAGGCTTCGCGGCCGGCTTCGACCGCCTTCTTCATCGCGCTCGCCATCAGCACGGGCTTTTTCGCGTGCGCGATGGCGGTATTCATCAGCACGCCGTCGCAGCCGAGCTCCATCGCGATCGCGGCGTCCGAAGCGGTGCCGACGCCCGCGTCGACGAGGACCGGCACCTTGGCCTGGTCGATGATGAGGCGCAGGTTCCACGGGTTGAGGATGCCCATGCCGGAGCCGATCAGGGACGCGAGCGGCATCACCGCGACGCAGCCGATCTCTTCGAGCATCTTGGCCTGGATCGGATCGTCGGCGCAGTAGACCATCACGTCGAAGCCGTCCTTGACGAGGATCTCGGCCGCCTTCAGCGTTTCGGGCATGTTCGGGAACAGCGTCGTCGGATCGCCGAGCACTTCAAGCTTGCACAGCGGATGCCCGTCGAGGAGCTCGCGCCCGAGGCGCAAGGTGCGCACCGCGTCCTCGGCGTTGTAGCAACCGGCGGTGTTCGGCAGGATCGTGAATTTTTCCGGCGGCAGCACGTCGAGCAGGTTGGGCTCGCCCGCGTTCTGGCCGATGTTCGTGCGGCGGATCGCGACGGTGACGATCTCGGCGCCCGAGGCGTCGATCGCTTCGCGCGTCTCGTCGAAATCCTTGTACTTGCCGGTCCCGACGAGAAGACGGGAGCGGTAGGACTTGCCTGCGATGACCAGGGAGTCGTTCATGTTCGACCTGTAGAAATTCGGTGGGGGTTCGGTAGCCGGCGCGAGCCGGCGCTCGGGGCCATGTTGGGCGATCCGCTCGTCAGCCGCCGCCCACGGCAACTACGATCTCCAGCCGGTCGCCTTCTGCGAGGACGGTCTCGCCGTGCCGGCCCTTCGGAACGATCTCGCCGTTGCGCTCGACCGCCAGCCGCTTGCCGGTGAGCCCCCGGCCCTCCAGGAGCGCGAGCACGCTCAGCCCTTCGTCGAGCGATTCGTTCTGACCGTTGATGGTGACCTGGATCATGCGCGTGCCGGAAAATGCGTAAACGGCCTTGAAGTTTAGCATGTGCGCAGCCGGCGATTCCGCTCCGCTAGTGCCCTCGCGGGCTGTGACATGCTTGCCGGATCCCGGGTTCCGGTCCAGCCAGGGCCCGGAGCCGAAAGACCGGGCGGCCGGTGCCCGAGTGTGCGGACGGTCGCGACTGCCCTCGGCCGGCTCGGCAAACGGCGCCGGCCGAGCGCCCGTCGTTGCGCAACGCCCCGCCTGTCATTAGAATGGCGCCCTGCCCGATGCAAATCGGGCCTCCGAGCGGGCGTCGTATAATGGTAATACCCTAGCTTCCCAAGCTAGAGCCGTGGGTTCGATTCCCATCGCCCGCTCCAGTCGAATTCAGTGCAAAAGCCAGCCTTCGGTGCTGGCTTTTTTCGTTTTCGGCCCTGGAAGATGTCGACACGGTCCACGAGATCGCGCATTTCCGGGCAGGAAACGCCGGATGGGACGGGATGCGATCGAAGGGGAGAATGGCAAATGCTGGTGCGTCCTGACGGATTCGAACCGCCGACCTCCACGATGTCAACGTGGCGCTCTAACCAACTGAGCTAAGGACGCACGTGCGGGAATTGGTTGCGGGGGCAGGATTTGAACCTGCGACCTTCGGGTTATGAGCCCGACGAGCTGCCAGACTGCTCCACCCCGCGTCCGTGAGTGCTGCTGCATGCCGGTTCATTGCTGAATGGAGCGGGAAACGAGTCTCGAACTCGCGACCTCAACCTTGGCAAGGTTGCGCTCTACCAACTGAGCTATTCCCGCTTTTCCGGCCACCGATCGTTTGGAGCAAGCGACCGGTGAAGGGGGCGCATTATAAGGGCCCCGCGCCGGTTTGCAATAGCCTTTTGAGGGGCGGATGCAAAAAAGCCGCCCCGGAGGACGGCTTTCGACTTGACGCCACACCGCTTACTTCGTGGCGGGCGTCGCCGAGCCAGCCTTCGCGTCGGCCTTCGCACCGGTCGCCGCATCGGTCTTGGCGGCGGTATCGACATGCTTCTTCGCGACGCGCTTCTTGGTGTGCTTGACCGGTTCCTTGGCGGTGTCGGCGGCCGCAGCCGGCGTGGCCTTTTCGGCAGGCATGGCGCTCGTTGCCGGGGTGGCCGGAACGACCTTTTCACCGGCGCTCGCCGGAGTTGCCGGCGTCGCCTTCACGGCCGGAGTGGCCGGCGTGGCGGGCGTCGCGCCCTGCGCGAAGGATATGGAGGCGAAACCGGCGGCAATGGCCAGGGCAATGATCTTCTTCAGCATGTCGATACTCCTCGATTAACGGTTGGTCGATCAGGGGGCGTTCCAATCGTGCCCCTGAGCAAATAACGCGCGGGCGGTCGGGGAGATATCGGCCGGAATGTAAGGCCCGATGACTTTGTATCAGGCGTGAGACATGTCGCGGCGGGCGCCGGAGCGCCGCGCCGCCTCTGAGCCTAGTTCGAGGCGATCACGCCGCAGGCGACGCGCGCGCCGGAGTTGCCGGTGGGCTGGGTCGTGAAGTCGTCCGGCGCCGCATGGACGATGACCGCGCGGCCGACGATGTTGCCGTTGCCCTTGGAGGTGAGCGACAAGCCGTCGACGGTGGTGCTGAGCTTGGCGTTGCCGGCGGCGTCGGCGACGAGCATCGGCAGGTCGCCCGCGTGGTGTTCGGGCTTGCCAGGCTGGCCGTGCGGCATCCCCGTCGGGTTGAAGTGGCCGCCCGCGCTGGTCGCGTCGGGCGCCGAGCAGTCGCCCTTCTCGTGGATGTGGAAGCCGTGGCCGCCCGGAGCGAGCCCGCCGAGGCGCGCTTCGACGATCACGCCGCCGTCGATTTCGGTGAAGCGGACCTGGCCGGTCGCGGTATTGCCTTTCGTGGGCGCGAGCGGAACGTCGATCGCGACGGGGCCCTTGGTCGCCACACCGTTGCAGGCGGCGAGCAGGACAGAGGCGAGGAGCAGCGGGGTCAGGGAGCGAGGGGTCATCGTTGTGCGTCCTTTGTCGAGTGGAAGCAACAGCCGCAACAGCCGCGAGAGGCGGCGCGGATGCGCCGTCCCGCGACTTGATGATGGCCTATGCCGTTGAGGATTGGAAGCGCACCACGACACGCAAGGGCGCACGCCAGGGATGTCAACGTGACAATGCGCTCGTCGTGACGCGCTGCGGCGGCTGCGGCACGAAGACGAAATGCGGCGTCGGGATGGGCTCGCCGGGGGCAAGGGCGACCGGAGCAGGCTCGCCCGCCGGCCCGAGGGCACGCAGGTAGCGATAGACGGCGACCAGATCGGCCTCGCTCATCGCGCGCAGCGACGACCAGGGCATCGGCGGACGGCCTTCGCGCCGAACGCGCTCGAGCCAACCGGCTTCGTCGAGGCCCGCAGCGACGAGACGGAGGTTGGACGGATAGGTCACGCCCCAGGGCCCGGCGAAGCCGACGGCCGAGCCGGTGAGGCGCTCGGCTTCGGGCACCTTGCCGTCGCGCGGGATGTAGCCGTCGGTGTGACAGTCGTTGCAGCCGGCGACGCTGGCGAGGTAGCGACCGCGTGCGACCGGGTCGGTGGCATCGTCCGCCGCAAGAACGTTGGCAGTGGCGGCGGCGAGGAGGATCAGCGGAAGGACGATCTGGCGTTTCATGATTGCTCCAGGGAGTGGTGACGACGGCCATCGCAGCCTAGGCAGGCGGCTGCGCCGCCGCTCTTAAGAGTTCGCTCGCGAAATCCTAAAAAAGTGTTAAATCCGCCTCATGCGTACTCGCCTTCGGCGACGAGCGCGTGCGCCGTGGCGGCGATCGCTTCGGCCTGCGGCACGAAAGCCTGTTCCAGCGGCCAGGATGAGGGTGCCGGGACGTCCGGGCCGGTCAGGCGGCGGACGGTCGCCTTCAGGCTGCCGAAGGCGTGCTCGGCGACGAGCGCCGCGACTTCGGCGCCGACGCCGCACAGGCGGCTCGCCTCATGCACGACGAGCACGCGGCCGGTCTTCCTCGCGGAGGCGAGGATCGCGGCCTCGTCGAGGGGCTTCAGCGAGCGCAGGTCGAGTACTTCGGCCGAGATGCCCTGCGGTGCGAGCGCGTCGGCCGCCGCGGCGCAGTGCAGCGCGGTCTTGGCGTAGCTGACGAGGGTCACGTCGCGGCCTTCGCGCAGCGTTGCGGCACGGCCGAGCGGCACGACATGCTCGCCTTCGGGCACTTCACCGGCCTGATAGCCAAGCGCGAGGTCCATGAAGAAGAGCACCGGATTGTCGTCGCGGATCGCGGCTTTCAGCAGGCCCTTGAAGTCGGCGGCCGAGGACGGCATCACGACCTTGAGGCCGGGGCTGTGCACGAACCAGGCTTCGAGGTTGTGGTTGTGCTGCGCGCCGACGGTCCAGCCGGCGCCCGTCATCGCGAGCACGACCATCGGGAACTTGAACTGGCCGCCCGAGAGGTAGCGGAGCTTGCCGGCGCTATTGACGATCTCGTCCATCGCGAAGCACAGGAAAGGGGCGAAAAGGAGGTCGACGATCGGCCGCAGGCCGCTTGCCGCAGCCCCGGCAGCGGTGCCGGCGATGATGCCTTCGGCGAGCGGCGTGTTCCTGACGCGCGCGGCGCCGAATTCGGCGACGAGGTTGGCGCGCTTGGTCGCGACGCCTTCGCCGAACATCAGCACGGCGGGATCGCGGCGCATTTCCTCGGCGAGCGCCTGGGTGATGGCTTCGTTGACGGTAATCACGGACATGGCGGGCTTCTCCTAGGCGTAGACGTCGGCGACGAGTTCAGACAGTTCGGGGTAAGGCGAGGCGTTCGCGAAGGCGACGGCTTCGTCGATCGCGGCCTGCACGCGGGCGCGGATCTGTGCGAGGCGGCCGTCGCCGAGGCGACCCGCCGCACGCAGCCGGTTCGCGAGCAGTTCGATGGGGTCGCGGGCGCGCCATGCGGCAAGCTCGGCCGGATCGACGTAGGCCTGGTCATCGGGCTCGAAATGGCCGCGCGTGCGATAAGTCAGCGTTTCGAGGAAGGCAGGCTCGCCGGTTTCGCGGATGCGGGCGACGAGACGCGTGGCCGCGGCGTGCACGGCTTCGACGTCGTTACCGTCGACGGTCTCGGCGACGAGGCCGTGGGACGCCGCCCAGTCGCACACGTGCGCCATCGGCATCGTGTCGCGCCGGCGGACGAAGGCCTGCCATTCGTTGTTCTCGCAGACGTAGAGGATCGGCAGCTTCCACACGACGGCGAGGTTCAGCGACTCGTGGAACACGCCTTCGCAGGCCGCACCGTCGCCGAAGAAGGTCGCGACGATGCCCTCGTCGCCGGGGGTCATCGTGCGGGCGAGCGCGACGCCGGGCGCGAGCGAGAGTTCGCCGCCGACGATGGTCGAGGTCAGCACGACGCCGAGCTCGGCGGCCGAGATGTGCAGCGAGCCGCTCTTGCCCTTGCAGTAGCCGGTGCGCTTGCCGAGCACTTCGGCGACGAGGCGCCCGGGGTCCGCGCCGCGCGCGATCAGGTGGCCGGCGCTGCGGTGGTTGGTGAGGATGCGGTCCTCGCGGGCCAGCGCGCGGACGACGCCGACCGCCGCCGCTTCCTGCCCGACCGAGGTGCAGGTGCCGGGAGAATTGCCGCCTGCGGCGATGCCGGCGACGGCCTCCTCGTAGGCGCGGATCTGCATCATCGTCTCCAGCAATGCGAGCGGGGACGGGTCGTGTTGGACGTGTTGCATGAGTCGCCTCCATGTGTCGATGGACGGCCCGGCGGGGCCGGGCGTGCTCGCACTGTAGGCGCCCGAAAGGCGGCCGGACGGCGCTTAAGGGACTCTTAGGATTCGCTGAGGGAAGATTTAGGAAGGGGCGGAATTCAGGTCCGCGCCGGGTCCGAGGCGACCTCGACGAGGCTCAGCGGCCGCGTCGTGCTGAGCTGCAGCCGCCCTCGCCCGGCCTTTTCGAGGCGCACGCAGGCGCCCCGCTCGTTGAGGCGGCGGCGCAACAGGATCAGGCGCGCTTCGAGGTTGTCGCTGAGGTCCGGCAGGCGGATGCGTGGGTCGAGGCGCAGTGCGCGATTGCTGAAGGTATTGCGCCCGGTCTCGACGTGGTCGCGCACGAGCGCCCAGAAGATCGAACCGGCCACACCCTTGATCAGGTAGTCGTCGTCGAGGAAGACACTGTCGTCGGCGGCGTAGTGGCGTACGACAACCGGGGCGCCGTCGGCGGGCCCGGCTTCGGGCTCCGGCGCCGGGGCGTCGTCGCCGACCTCGCCCGCCTGCTGCAAGGCGAGCATCGTGGCGCCGAGCTGGCCGGCAAGCGCGACGAGCGCGTCCTCGTCGTCGTAGCCGAAGCGCAGGTTTTGCGCACTCTCGACGTAGAGCACGCCAAGGAGCCGTCCGCCGGCACGGATCGGCACCGCGAGCTGGCTCGCCGATTCCGCCAGGCCAGGCAGGGGGATCTCGGTCTCGAGTGCATCGCCCAAGCCGTTCGCCGCCGCCGCGGCGCGGATCGCGCGGCCGTAGGTGTACTCGAACGTCATATAGCCGATGCGGATCGGCGTCGCCTCGCGTGCCGCCACCCCGATCACGCCCTGGCCGAGCGGGATCTCCGAGCCGACGCCGGACTGTGCGTAGCCGCGGCTCGCGATCGTATAGAGGCGCGTGCCCGAGCCATCGAGCAACAGGAGCATCGCGTGGTGGACGTCGAACTGGCTTTCGAGGCAGGCGAGCGTCTCGGTGAAGAGCTGATCGAGATCGCGGCAGGCGGACACCCGTGCGGCGGTCGCGCGCAAGGCCGCGAGGAGGTTCGCGCGCGGCGGCGGCGAGGGCGCGAGCGCAACTCCGGGGACGCGCTCGACGTCGAGCACGCGATAGATGTCGGAGCCGAGGAGGCGGAACACGCCACTCATGCCGGTGTGCGACGCGATGCCGGCGAGCTTGGCCTTCATCCGCTCGAAAAGCGGCCCCGCCGTCTCGGTGCGCAGGTAACACAGCTGCAGCCGGTAGCGCTCGGCGGTGTGCGGATGCGTGACGATGAGGCGCGCGTTGGGATTTTCGAGGATGTTGCGCCGTGTGGTGTTGAAGAACTGGTAGGACAGCGCCACATGCTGGCCGTCGACGTATTCGGTCTGTGACAGATAAGCGACGTTGGGCGTGCCGTCGGCCGAGCAGGTCGCCATGATCGCCGGCACGACGCCTTCGAGACAGTCGCGGATCGCGTCGAGCCGCTGCGTCATCGCGCCTCTCCGAGCGGAGTCCCCGCCTTCGGGCCGGGCGTCTGCGAGAAGGCGGCAGTCGGGGTGAAGCTCACGGCGACGACCTCGCCGCCGCTGCAGTCGAGCAGCGTGCGGGTGAAGAGCGGGCTGTAGCCGAGCGCGCCGAGTTCGGCGGTGAAGGCGTCACGGTAGCGTTCGATGCGTGCGAGATCGCCGTCGATCAGCGCTTCGGCGACCGCGTCCTCGCCCTTCAGTTGGACGGTGCGGTGGGTATGCGGCTCGCTGAAGACGACAGCGATGCGTCCGTTGGCGCGCAGGTCGTCGAGCACTTCGCGCGATTGCGCGACGATGAGGAAGAGCGTGACGCGCGAACGGTCGGCGGCGACGCGGCAGCCGATCGCGCGCGTGAGGCTGGGGAGGCGCTCGGCGTTGCAGGAACCTACGCTGATCGACACGCCGGCGGTGGCGAAGAAGGCCGCATGCTCGGCATCGATCAGCGCACCGGCGGAACGGGGATCTTCGGGCATCGGCGCACGCTGGGTTGGGGACCGGGCTCGCCCACTTGCATATGGGCGATGCATGCCGGTCTCACGCCGGCATTCCGGATCAGTATAGTCCCTCG
It encodes:
- the rdgB gene encoding RdgB/HAM1 family non-canonical purine NTP pyrophosphatase, with amino-acid sequence MSKRLVLASNNAKKAAELAALLAPLGIEVVPQATLGIPEAEEPHNTFVENALAKARHASALSGLPAIADDSGLCVNALGNAPGVQSARYAGEPKSDARNNALLLERLEGVADRRAYFYSVVVLVRHAEDPRPQIADGEWHGEILQAPRGEAGFGYDPLFFVPEMNQTAAELDAKLKNTLSHRGAAMRHLLARLETDPL
- a CDS encoding thiamine pyrophosphate-dependent dehydrogenase E1 component subunit alpha, translated to MQHVQHDPSPLALLETMMQIRAYEEAVAGIAAGGNSPGTCTSVGQEAAAVGVVRALAREDRILTNHRSAGHLIARGADPGRLVAEVLGKRTGYCKGKSGSLHISAAELGVVLTSTIVGGELSLAPGVALARTMTPGDEGIVATFFGDGAACEGVFHESLNLAVVWKLPILYVCENNEWQAFVRRRDTMPMAHVCDWAASHGLVAETVDGNDVEAVHAAATRLVARIRETGEPAFLETLTYRTRGHFEPDDQAYVDPAELAAWRARDPIELLANRLRAAGRLGDGRLAQIRARVQAAIDEAVAFANASPYPELSELVADVYA
- a CDS encoding thiazole synthase, with product MNDSLVIAGKSYRSRLLVGTGKYKDFDETREAIDASGAEIVTVAIRRTNIGQNAGEPNLLDVLPPEKFTILPNTAGCYNAEDAVRTLRLGRELLDGHPLCKLEVLGDPTTLFPNMPETLKAAEILVKDGFDVMVYCADDPIQAKMLEEIGCVAVMPLASLIGSGMGILNPWNLRLIIDQAKVPVLVDAGVGTASDAAIAMELGCDGVLMNTAIAHAKKPVLMASAMKKAVEAGREAFLAGRMPRKLYSADPSSPTQGLIGS
- the thiS gene encoding sulfur carrier protein ThiS; its protein translation is MIQVTINGQNESLDEGLSVLALLEGRGLTGKRLAVERNGEIVPKGRHGETVLAEGDRLEIVVAVGGG
- the hemW gene encoding radical SAM family heme chaperone HemW, translated to MSSRRVIPLTVAPAVGTSPLAVPERPQLTASPPLALYVHYPWCVKKCPYCDFNSHAQRGGEIPEAAYIDALLADLESALPQVWGRRVHSIFIGGGTPSLISSEGLDRLLTGIRMLLMLDPMAEITLEANPGTVEAQRFRDYRAAGVNRLSLGIQSFDDRQLERLGRIHGGDEARRAIDTALAHFERVNLDLMYALPEQTLAEALADLETGLAFGVTHLSCYHLTLEPNTPFAHSPPPLPDDDLSADMQDAIETRLAEAGFLHYETSAFAKPGQQCRHNLNYWTFGDYLGIGAGAHGKLSSHEGIVREMRHKHPSHYLEGAARRDFVQERREVGVAELPFEFMMNALRLTGGFPRRLFAERTGLPFAAIEAELAEARRRGLVEIDAEDIRPTEQGRHFLNDLLTMFLRD
- the trmB gene encoding tRNA (guanosine(46)-N7)-methyltransferase TrmB yields the protein MTSPRPDMPDTAPIDNEEGRDPEARFSSRSIRSFVLRQGRMSVAQQRHLDETLPKVAIPYRIAPLDLDAAFGRAAPKIVEIGFGMGETTAKIAAAAPDKDFLGIEVHGPGVGSLCKLIAEGGLTNLRIMQHDAVEVLRDMIPEGSLAGVHVFFPDPWRKKRHHKRRIIQPDFVALIASRLAPGGYLHCATDWEEYAHWMMEVLSGEALLENTADGFAPRPDYRPLTKFENRGLKLGHGVWDLVFRRRGA
- the sppA gene encoding signal peptide peptidase SppA; this encodes MGSVGRFLAGLGRAIDLLRRFVLNLVFVAIVAAIVVVALRPAPGVPDGAALLVRPMGTLVEQMTLDDPLGLVRSGGVPVARTPLRDLLEAIQAAREDSRIKAIVIDTDGMGSSGLSKLAELRDAIVAFKATGKPVFARGERFTQAQYYLASVADVVHIAPDGFVLLTGLSRYSNYYKGALDKLGVRVHVFRVGEYKSFAEPFTRADMSDEDRAATRDLLQALWDGMRSGVAGSRKLAPEKLERYVADFPGVLAEAGGDTARAAHDAGLVDGMSQRDEWREMLKSRVGTADDGKDYRHVDVSDYVAAVRAARPHESARITVLVAQGAIVDGGNDGESVGGDSLADEIRNAREDDRVKAVVLRIDSPGGSAWASEVIRRELELTRRAGKPVVASMSSVAASGGYWIAAGADEIWARPETLTGSIGVFALFPELAEPLEKLGVTTDGVSTGPLAGALDPRRPLDPGLAKAIQLGVDHSYQRFLQTVSTARSMPVAEVDPIARGRVWTGETASKLGLVDQLGGVDGAIAAAAKRAGIERYETVWQTPDIHPLQLLMRRMIDAAMPAAPAVDSPLQRVLNGLRAEAVELLHWNDPQHIYLHCLCEAP
- a CDS encoding superoxide dismutase family protein; this encodes MTPRSLTPLLLASVLLAACNGVATKGPVAIDVPLAPTKGNTATGQVRFTEIDGGVIVEARLGGLAPGGHGFHIHEKGDCSAPDATSAGGHFNPTGMPHGQPGKPEHHAGDLPMLVADAAGNAKLSTTVDGLSLTSKGNGNIVGRAVIVHAAPDDFTTQPTGNSGARVACGVIASN
- a CDS encoding alpha-ketoacid dehydrogenase subunit beta, encoding MSVITVNEAITQALAEEMRRDPAVLMFGEGVATKRANLVAEFGAARVRNTPLAEGIIAGTAAGAAASGLRPIVDLLFAPFLCFAMDEIVNSAGKLRYLSGGQFKFPMVVLAMTGAGWTVGAQHNHNLEAWFVHSPGLKVVMPSSAADFKGLLKAAIRDDNPVLFFMDLALGYQAGEVPEGEHVVPLGRAATLREGRDVTLVSYAKTALHCAAAADALAPQGISAEVLDLRSLKPLDEAAILASARKTGRVLVVHEASRLCGVGAEVAALVAEHAFGSLKATVRRLTGPDVPAPSSWPLEQAFVPQAEAIAATAHALVAEGEYA
- a CDS encoding amine oxidase → MLKKIIALAIAAGFASISFAQGATPATPATPAVKATPATPASAGEKVVPATPATSAMPAEKATPAAAADTAKEPVKHTKKRVAKKHVDTAAKTDAATGAKADAKAGSATPATK